ACAACTCCCCAAATCTGATTATGGCCGGAGGGCCAATCCCAGATGGACTTATtggaacttaaaaaaatattacagaatcaatttgtatatttttttttaagaacttGTAAGATCTTTGTTGTTAAACTGGTTTTATGTGGGCAAACTCATGTCACAAATATTTTTCATCTTTTTTAtgtgatggaatggaatgaatatttctttcttcttttatttgtgaaataattttcattttcattttcatttcaggtAGAAAGAGTTTTGCCATTTTGGCTTTCCCATGCATACAGCATATCTAAGAACTTACAAACTTTGACATGTCGTGTTAGTGACCAGATTTGGCTGCACAATACTTTGAAGACTACACTAGCAAGTGAGGGGGTCACTCATCTATTCCCTGTACAAGAGCAAGTTATACCGTTCATACTCAAGGAATATAAACAACCCGAACCATTCAGGCCTCATGATATTTGTGTGTCAGCTCCAACTGGTAGTGGGAAAACATTATCCTTTGTATTGCCAATCATTCAAGTAAGTGCACTTTACTATAATTTCTAAAAGTTATTTCTTGCTTTAAACCGCAATTACACCTGCAAGTTTTATTCACATAAGTGGTTTATACGACATTGGCAACAAAAGAAAGATATCTGTACTTATAAAAgagtttacattagtaaattcgTCATTTGTGTttgttaatcatgtaagctagtCATGgaagtaaaatttacaggtgtATCTGCTTTCTTATACTAGGTGTTCATCTTCTTGCATACttaggtttataaaataatagtttgtgTTCTTTTGCAACAAAACTTATGTGAATTTAAGAATGTAATTTTCAGCTTTTGGCCATTATTTTCTTATTGTTTCTAGAtttgaattaattattttaattaattcagaagttataaggTTCTGACAGATGTACAGACAGACATGTGCAGTAATTTATGCATGCACATTATtatggactagctgatgcccgcgacttcgtccgcgtgcatttatatttttttaaatcccacgggaactctgattttccgtgataaaaagtagcctatgtgttaattcaggttataatctatctccattccaaatttcatccaaaacCGTTCAGTCgatttgcgtgattgagtaacaaacatccaaacatccacactttcacatttataatattattagggtATTAGGATTAATATacagggtactttttatcccaggaaaaCTGGGGAAAAAATCCATACTGATAAAGTTAGACCATTTAGCAACTCCATTTGATATTAAGACTGTTATCTAGTTTCTTTTTCCTTTCTAGACTTTGATGAATCAATTTGGTCACCACATTAGGGCTCTTATTGTATTACCTGTGCAAGAGCTAGCGGCACAAATTGCTAaggtctttaaaaaatattgcacCAACACTGGTCTGAGAGTGGCATTGCTGAGTGGATCTACGCCTCTTCAGAAGGAACAGCAACAAATAATGAGACATAGTAaggtttacatttttttattgaaaactatcAGATAACTGGCGCGTGCTACTATGCTAAAAAAATGTCTTTGCATTTATAATGAAACTGGTGCGGTTGGATGTTTTTAAAGTCTATAATGGTAGAATcataggtagaaacattttgtgttttatattaagtactaaAAGGGATTTTTAGAAGTCAATAATCGGcataggtagaaacattttttgtgttttatataagtGCTAAGAAGGCATTTTTCATAGCCAGaaattagcatgtcggtgacgcgaccttgaagtttttacgcGGCAAAAAATAGCTGATACAAGCTATATCTGCAGCAacgtgaaaatcggttaaacggataggcagagaaaaagctaacagagagacagacagacacacattcgcataaATTATAGTACTAGTATGGATTgtcagtttttaaaattttaattgtcCACTTGTTTCAGCCGAGACTCTAGGATGGATTTGTGAAACTGATATAATTGTATGTACTGCTGGCAGACTGGTAGAGCACTTACACAACACTGAAGGATTCTCATTGAAGCATCTAAAGTTCCTCGTCATAGACGAAGCTGATAGAATAATGGACAACATACAAAATGATTGGCTTTACCACTTGGAAAAGCACATTCAAGCTGAAATGCAAATAAGCAAAATTCCACATATTAGCTGGAACAACATTAGCAGTCAAAATTCGTTCATACACAAACTCCTTTTTTCTGCAACTTTGTCTCCAGATCCCGAGCTGTTAGAGCAATGGGGACTATTCCAACCAAAGTTATTTTCAGTCACACCAATAAATGATACGTCAGATGAAAATTGCATTAAAAAGTATACAACTCCAGATGAATTGCTTGAGCAGTATGTTGTATGCACCGCTGAAGAAAAACCATTGATTTTCTATCATTTCTTCGCTAACTTGAAATGGGATAAAACATTATGCTTCATGAACTCCGCGCAATCAGCGCACAGACTAACCGCGCTGTTGAATATTTGGGGACAAGGAAAACTGAAGGTTGCAGAATTGTCTGCAGCTTTGGATAGGTCTAGCAGAGAATTGGTGCTAAAGAAATTCAAGCAGTCGGAAATTGATGTGTATGTATTTTATGAGCTAAACTCAATTTTTATTGGACTACTTAACTGCGATCTGGCTTGGTGTGATTTACGTATGGTGTGGTTTCGCAGAATACATTTACATATATTGGTACGTGAAATGCCAAATCGCATAACGTCAATGCTCATACGCTGATGACcaaattagtaaaaaaatataaaaacaaaacaaaagtgAGTTTGTTTAACATAAACAAAAGCCCTTAAAAAAAGTCTTAATAATATTGACGAACACTACGTTGGGGTTGATGTTTCAAACATTTCAATTTTGGCATTTTGTGTTTTCGGTGttatgtttgtttaaaaataaaaaaatgtaaaggtGTAAAATGATCCTATGTGTTGGCAAATACAGATGGATAATAACTAGcctcggccgaagcctcccaccgacCATCAGATCAGACCTTCAACTTTTTTAGCAATTACACAATCTTGGTAAAAACCAAGCCAAGAATCAATCCTTCTGCGCCAGAAGTCGTCAAAATTTAGTCATATTTGacatattaagtaatatttGGAGAATTACCTAagaaatgaattaattaatatttcagaATGATTAGTACTGACGCGCTAGCAAGAGGAATCGATATTCCGGAATGTAACTATGTGATATCATACGATCCTCCTCGAAACATCAAGACTTACGTGCATAGAGTCGGCCGCACCGGTCGC
This genomic stretch from Maniola jurtina chromosome 2, ilManJurt1.1, whole genome shotgun sequence harbors:
- the LOC123873239 gene encoding probable ATP-dependent RNA helicase Dbp73D, whose translation is MDLFIINRYTDTNEDNDVINRETLHLQRLKQKIEERKKSYKGNETRPDTITLKEEISQQQQINSESLNENLGAPKDEYETPKTAINDTLSNNKRKTDDKTTSEFKVLGSTDFEKRSKVERVLPFWLSHAYSISKNLQTLTCRVSDQIWLHNTLKTTLASEGVTHLFPVQEQVIPFILKEYKQPEPFRPHDICVSAPTGSGKTLSFVLPIIQTLMNQFGHHIRALIVLPVQELAAQIAKVFKKYCTNTGLRVALLSGSTPLQKEQQQIMRHTETLGWICETDIIVCTAGRLVEHLHNTEGFSLKHLKFLVIDEADRIMDNIQNDWLYHLEKHIQAEMQISKIPHISWNNISSQNSFIHKLLFSATLSPDPELLEQWGLFQPKLFSVTPINDTSDENCIKKYTTPDELLEQYVVCTAEEKPLIFYHFFANLKWDKTLCFMNSAQSAHRLTALLNIWGQGKLKVAELSAALDRSSRELVLKKFKQSEIDVMISTDALARGIDIPECNYVISYDPPRNIKTYVHRVGRTGRAGRQGTAVTILTHNQVHMFKEIMRSSGKGGIQQMAIQKGILDHLQENYEYAISETKSLINDETHSKVKKSIELKRAAKSKPRKRKHNESKIINNVS